The Homalodisca vitripennis isolate AUS2020 unplaced genomic scaffold, UT_GWSS_2.1 ScUCBcl_5510;HRSCAF=12264, whole genome shotgun sequence DNA segment AGCACCCAGTTGTATCTTTTGTTTCCTATCAACGACAAGAAATTCACATCTGCAATAATAGTcatcagaataatttttatataatgattatatGATAATTGGTAAACATGTATAATGAGTGATTAAgagttataatatttgaatgttatCGAATGGAATGTCAGTTGTctcattctataaataaataacaagacgGATTATGATCAATACTAGCCTTCATATATTCGCCTGATGTATATTTTAGCTGGGACACCCCTTAGTTGTCCTTTACTTATTATTTGAACTGAAACAGAATCCAATCTGCAGGTACTTTCACCCGTCCAGGTGATATATTTGTTAGGTGTAATGGTCTCCATAGTACTATTGTCGGCGGTGAGAAACGTCACCGTGTAGTTTGACACACACGCACTCGACTCTTCTGGCAAGAACCACTTTAGGTACAGTGAGTAAAGGGATACTCGGTCCAGTTCGAGGTTGCTGACACTCATAAGatctgtaaataaacatttatgtcaATATACATGTGGTGCAGTTCAAATAATAATCTTACAATCAACATAATATTATGAATAGGACACATATGATTAACTGTAGATAAGAAAAATTAGACTGAGAGCAGAGTTTGTAAGCTTGATTAttataaagatgaaattaaataaataaataataaaaaaaaacacttctctAGCATAATTTTTGCTAAATGAGGCAAAAGTGCGCACACcaagtgtcacgtaacaggttttgctgaggttacatgtaaaatttcaagtttatagtgGATTATTTATCACACAACACATAAAGAACTAAATATACTAGAAAGCATAATCATCAATTTAGATTAAGTCAATACTAAAATCCATGTAATTGCATTGATACAATGTATTTGTAttggtaattattatttacttataagaGGGTGTAAGATTTTCGAATCATATTTTTGGATTATATGGAGTAAAATTTGCCTTAAAACTAAGGATAAATGTTGAGGCTCACCTGAAGCTTCTGTAACTACGTTGACAGCATTGTAATCAATTGTAGAAGAGCCATGCTCATCCACAAGCTTGAGTTCAAAAGAGTAGCTTTGGCATGGCTTTAAATCTAAGACAGTGTAATTCCTATGACTATAATTGAGATTCTGCTTCGAAATAATAGAACCATTTGTGCTCAAAGttgacaaaacaaattttttggcACATGCAGATGGCATTTTCAATGACTCATGCCACTCAAACTCTACTGTGGTTGTTGTAATTTTCACTGCAGAGAATAGTTGTGACTTTTCAGATTCTGAAATAATGAAAGTGGAATATGAGTCCAAAttcaaaatactacaaaataaccttaaacaaaactaataatatttgttaaatgctTACTgcatttaagtatattttaaagaatatgtttgaaaatagaGATTCTATGTATTATCTCAATTATGCAATAGAATTTTGTTACGATAGTAAATTGTTAAGGCTTTATACAACAACAAACATGCTAGGTTCATACGcaagagaaaaaaaaacctaaaagttAACTTTAGTCCACCTGAAAGCTATTTAGTCCCTTCTCCTTATCTAACTGGCTATTATCAGTCAGAATAAACCAACTGTACGAAATAAAGTGGAACAGCAAGTGCCACATTTACTACCATTTATTGTACTTAACGTATTGGTTGATCGAAACTTGTGAACTGTGATACAAGCCTTGTTAATCATTTAccaacattattataaaattttcaacagcaatgaacaaaaatctttttaaattaatttatatttgagaaatttattacgtttaacacatttgatttattaatatataacattatactaATAGGGTAGTAGctcaataatatgaaaatatcatgacataatattttttgtgatttatatatttttgtatgatacatgaaattacaatcaataaattgtattaatcttATAAGTTAATTCCATTGAGGAATACAATACATCCGTAAACGACTGATGACTTTTTACAATAGATTGGTCaagattaaagtttaaaattcaaaaataaaacacatattttctgAACTTTGAACCAATAAAATCTGAATTACGCTTATACTAAGTATAATAGTAAAAAACGAATTAATAATCATAGCCCAAATTACCTGCAGACCTGGTCAGCAATGAGACTGTGGCATTCCTGGTGGACAACCTGGTATCGGGGAGCTTGACCACTACTGAGCCCGAGTACAGTGTGCAGACACTCAGGTTGGAGACAGAGTACGTCATGCCGTGTACCGTCACCTTATCCAGACAGTCCGTGGAACACACTTGCACAACATACTCACTCACACAGTTGCGATATATGTCTGGTAACGTCCAGTCCAGCTGCAGGCTGTTCCACCCAGCCTTCATTCGTAAATCCACCACAACATTGTCTGCAAATTTTTCAACACTTCAGACATGCATATAACTACAACTTTCTGCATGAGTTTAAATGACTACTTTctaaaagaaataatgttttaaagatatattgcAAAACCTGTTGAGCATTCTCATTttcaatatagttaaaaattatgtaaattattaattgatattaaaaatgacTAAACATTTCTACAACATTCATTCTATCTATATGACATTTCATCAGTTCtgacctttttatatttttttaaatagaacatttttatttgatcttGCTAGGAAAATGTGTAAAGATTTTGC contains these protein-coding regions:
- the LOC124373417 gene encoding uncharacterized protein LOC124373417, producing MDNVVVDLRMKAGWNSLQLDWTLPDIYRNCVSEYVVQVCSTDCLDKVTVHGMTYSVSNLSVCTLYSGSVVVKLPDTRLSTRNATVSLLTRSAESEKSQLFSAVKITTTTVEFEWHESLKMPSACAKKFVLSTLSTNGSIISKQNLNYSHRNYTVLDLKPCQSYSFELKLVDEHGSSTIDYNAVNVVTEASDLMSVSNLELDRVSLYSLYLKWFLPEESSACVSNYTVTFLTADNSTMETITPNKYITWTGEIPSQPKNVTVTAISSSEVRVPMGSSRPDEWNTQQLHCCTTEPHIEVQGSTRLPAANPPASTGGGERKLR